The window ACGGTATTTACCTGCTGAGCAAGATGGCGGCGCGGCAGCATTAGCGCTGCCGCGCTGGCGCCGCGTGCTTGGGCCGCGCCCTTGGGCCACGCCCTTGGGCCGCGCCCTTGGGCCCGCGCTTGCGGACACGCGTATGGTATGCCGCTGCGCGCCCGCGCCTGCGCCGGACGGCCGGCGGTGATAGACTTTGACGTTACGCAAACCCAACGTCCAGGATCGTCACCATGCGCCACTCGTTCGTCCTCGCCAGCCTGCTGTGCTGCCTGAGCACCGCTGCCGGCGCCGCTCCCCCGCCACCGGGGGATGCGGCGTTGCGCGCGGCCGCCCATGCGGCGGCAACCTATCGCACCGCGCTGATCGACAGCCTGGCGAAGATGGTCAGCTTCAATACGGTCGCCGACAAGACGGTGCCGTTCGAGCGCAATCCGCAGCATCTCGGTTTCAAAAGCTACCTCAAGAGCGAGGCGGAGCGCCTCGGCCTCGATTACACCGACCACGGTTATGTGATGGTCATCGGCCTGGGCCGCGGCAGCGAGCGGGTCGGCATCATCACGCACGGCGATATCCAGCCGGTCGATCCATCCAAGTGGAAAAAATCGCCTTTCGAGCTGGACAAGACGAGCGAGGCCGGACGCCTGATCGGGCGCGGCACCGAGGACGACAAGGGACCGATCGCAACCGCCCTGTACGCGATGAAGGCGATCAAGGATAGCAAAGTGGCACTGTCGAAACGGCTGGAACTGTATGTGTACATGGCCGAGGAGTCCGACTGGGGCCCGCTGACCGAGTTTCTCAAGACGCACCAGCCGCCCCAGATGAACATCACGCTCGACGCCGAGTATCCGGTGGTGACGGCCGAGAAGGGCTACGGCACGATCAGCGTGACGGTGCCGGCGCAGGCAGCGGCGCCGGCGGGCACGCCATCGCTCGTTGCCTTCGGCGGCGGCTTTTTCGGCAGCCAGATTCCCGAAGACGCCAGCGCCGCCATCGAGGACGCCACGGCGGAACTGGAAGCGCGCATCCGCCAGCGCGCAACCGCCCAGGGCGGCATGCGCTACACCTTCAGCCGCCAGGGCAAGCAGCTGCTGGTCAAGGCGCAGGGCCTGTCGGCGCACTCGTCCAAGCCGGAAGACGGCGTCAATGCGATCAGCATGCTGGCCGATGCGCTCAATGTACAGCCGTGGCCGAACACCACGGCCGGCGCCATGGTCAATCTGCTCAACGACCTGATTGGGACCGGCATTTACGGTGAAAAGTTCGGCAAAATCGCTTACCGCGATAAATTCATGGGGCCGATGACGGTGGCGCCGACCGTCATCAAGCAGGGCGACGCCGGTATCGCGCTGCACGTGAACCTGCGCCGTCCGCAAGGCAAGAGCACCGAACAGCTGACCGGCGAAGTGAACGAGGCGCTGACCCAGTGGCAGGCGCGCCGCATCGCGCTGGCCGACGTGAAGGTCGAAATCACGGAACCGTGGCTGCAGAAAAGCGCCCCCCAGGTGCCGACCTTGCTGTCCGTGTTTTCCTATTACACCGGCATCAAGAATCCGCGCCCGATTTCCATCGGCGGCGGCACCAATTCGCGCCTGTTCCCGAACGCGGTCAGCTTCGGCCCGACCATGCCGGGGACGGTGTATTCGGGCCACTCCGAACATGAATTCATCACCGTCAAGCAACTGATGCTGAACCTGCAGATGTACACGGCTGTCATGGTCGAACTGGCCAAATAGCGCCAACCAGCCACGCGGGCGGCGCGGCGCGTAGCGGCCGCGCGCGCCCCATCCACGTCTCCGCTTCGTACACACAGGTAAGAACGCCGATTTTTGATGTAGGCACCAGCCTACTTTGTGTAACCAGTTTCGACCTCCTCAAGTCCACGGCATCACTCCTCCCTCTCAGAAAAACCTTTGCCTTCAATATGATTGAACGCCACTGGTTACAAGCCATTTTCACTTAGAAATCTTGCCTTTGCTGGGCGTGAAAATGCGCAAAATGGGCGTGCTAGCATCCGTTCCCTGTCCGCGATAACGGCGCTGTTCGCGGCATGGAGTAGCGCGCCAGCTACCCGACACGGCGCGTTCCGCAGCCTGGCGCCGCACCAGCGCCCAACGTCATTGCAAGCCCACGGCGAGGAGCACCAATGAGTCAATTCGAGTACCCGCGACCGCAGCTCGTGCGTGAGCACTGGATCAGCCTGAACGGGCCGTGGAAATTCATGTTCGACGATGAACGGCGCTGCCGCATGCCCGATGGCGCGACCGGGTGGACGCACCAGATCGAGGTGCCGTTCGCGCCGGAATCGCGCGCCAGCGGTATCGGCGACACGGGCTTTCACACGGTGTGCTGGTACGAACGCACGTTCCCTCTGGCGCCGCACGCGGGACACACCCTGCTGCATTTCGGCGCGGTCGATTACCGCGCCCGGGTCTGGGTCAACCAGCACCTGGTGGCCGAGCACGAGGGCGGACACACGCCGTTTTCGGCCGACATCAGCGGCGTGCTCAGGGAGGAGGGCACGCAGCTCGTGACGCTGTGCGTCGAGGATGACCCGCACGACCTGGCCAAGCCGCGCGGCAAGCAGGACTGGCTGCTCGAAGCGCATTCGATCTGGTATCCGCGCACCACCGGCATCTGGCAGACGGTGTGGATCGAGCAGGTGGCGTCGACCTACATCCAGAGCCTGCGCTGGACGCCCATTTTCGAAACCTACGAAATCGGCTGCGAAATCTTTGCCACCGGCGACATCACGGAAGACCTGTTCGTCGAGGTCAAGATCTGGCACGGCGCCAATCTGCTGGCGGACGATCACTACAAGCTGCTCGGCAACGAGGCCAACCGCAAGATCGCCTTGTCCGACCCGGGCATCGACGATTCGCGCAACGAACTGCTGTGGAGTCCCGAGCGTCCCACCCTGCTCACTGCCGAGGTCAGCCTGCACCATCGGGGCAAGGTGCTCGACCTGGTGCATTCCTACACGGCGCTGCGCTCGGTGGCGATCAACCGCGACCGCTTCATGTTGAATGGCCGCGCCTACGCGCTGCGGCTGGTGCTCGACCAGGGCTACTGGCCCGAATCGCTGCTGACGGCGCCGTCGGACGCGGCGCTCAAGCGCGACGTGGAGCTGGCCAAGGCCATGGGTTTCAATGGCGTGCGCAAGCATCAGAAGATCGAAGACCCGCGCTATCTGTACTGGGCCGACCGGCTCGGTCTGCTCGTGTGGGAAGAAATGCCGTCGGCCTACCGCTTCAGCCCCAAGGCCATCACGCGCATGCTGCGCGAATGGACCGAGGCCATCGAACGCGACTACAGCCATCCCTGCATCATCGTCTGGGTCGCCTTCAACGAATCGTGGGGCGTGCCGAATCTGACCCTGACCCAGGCCCACCGCAACGCGGTCGAAGCCCTGTACCACCTGACGCGCACGCTCGACGCGACCCGGCCGGTGATCGGCAACGATGGCTGGGAAGCATCGGCCACCGACATCCTCGGCATCCATGACTACGACTGCAATCCCGACAGGCTGGCGGCGCGCTACACCACCAGCGAACCGACGCGCACCCTGTTCGACCAGCGCCGTCCGGGCGGACGCATCCTCACCCTGGACGGCTTTCCGCACCGGGGCCAGCCCATCGTGCTGACCGAATTCGGCGGCGTCGCCTTCGACCGGCATAACGGTAGCGCGCGCACCTGGGGCTATTCGCGCGCCCATACCGAAGACAGTTTTCTCGACCTGTACCGGCGCCTGCTGGCGGTGGTCAACACCACGACCATGTTCAGCGGCTTTTGCTACACCCAGTTCAGCGACACCTTCCAGGAAGCGAACGGCCTGCTGTGCGCCGACCGCACGCCCAAGGTCCCGCTCGAACTGATCAGCGCGGCCACGCGCAACGACGATAAAAAGGAGGACTGCTACCCGGGAATTGCCTGACCAGCCGCTTACACCACCCGCGCGGACGGCGCCGCGGGTCAGCCTGACACATCACTTTTCCAACACACGCCCACGATGGGCGAAAGGAGCCAGCATGTCTACAATCATCGTTTTTTGCCACCTGCGCTGGGATTTTGTTTATCAGCGGCCGCAGCAGTTGCTGTCGCGGCTGGCGCAACATTTCCGCATCCTCTTTATCGAAGAGCCCGTGCACGATGATGGCGACAGCTTCATGGAGCAATCGACTCCGGTTCCCAATGTGACCGTGTACCGGCCGCACACGCCGGTGCATGCGCCCGGTTTCCACGACGACCAGATCCGCCTGCTGCAGCCGATGCTGGCCGGCCTGGTCGAACCCGGAGAGCAGCCCATCGTCTGGTTCTATACGCCGATGGCCTTGCCGCTGCTGCAGGAGCTACATGCGGCGCTGGTCGTGTACGATTGCATGGACGAGCTGGCGGCCTTCAAGAATCCGCCGCGCCAGCTTCTGCAGCGCGAAACGGCCCTGCTCAGCCTGGCCGACCTGGTGTTTGCCGGCGGGCCGAGCCTGTACCAGGCCAAGCGCGAGCGCCATCCCAACACGCACTGCTTTCCCAGCAGCGTCGAGGTGCGCCACTTCGCGCGCGCGCTCGAGCGCGACAGGAATCATCCGCTCCAGGCCGGCATTGCCTCGCCGCGCCTGGGCTTTTACGGGGTGATCGACGAGCGGTTCGACACGCCCCTGATCGGCGCGCTGGCCGACGCCCATCCGGACTGGCAACTGGTGATGGTGGGGCCGGTCATGAAAATCGACCCCGCCAGCCTGCCGCAACGCCCCAACATTCACTATCTTGGCCAGCAGCCTTACGAAGCACTGCCTGGCTTGCTGGCAGGCTGGGACGTGTGCCTGCTGCCGTTCGCCCTGAACGAGGCCACCCGTTTCATCAGCCCGACCAAGGTGCTCGAATACATGGCCGCCGAGCTGCCCATCGTCAGTACCGACATCGCCGACGTCGCCCGTCCGTACGGCCACGTGGTTGCGATCGCGCGCGATACGGACGGCTTCCTGGCAGCGTGCGAGGCGGCCATGGCGATGACGCCCGAGCGCCGTGCCGCCATGGGCGCCACCATGCGCGCCATCGTGGCCGGTACGTCGTGGGATGTCACGGTGGACGCCATGCGCCGCCTGCTGGCGCAGACCAGGCCCGGCCGAAGCACGGGACGGTTCAGCAACGCAGGCAATGCTGGCAACGCAGGCATGGCCGCCAGTGCCAGCGCTGCCTGCGCGGGCAGCGGCGCCACGGTCAATCCGCTGCGCTCGCAGAGCGGTGCGCAGAGAGTGCAGACGGTCATCGTCGGTGCTGGCCCCACGGGATTGTCGGCCGCGTATCACCTCGGCGAGGGCACTATCCTGCTCGACAAGAACGCGAGCGTGGGCGGCTGGTGCCGGTCGATCCACGACCAGGGCTTCACGTTCGACCATGCCGGCCACATCATGTTCTCCAACGATCCTTATGTGCTGTCGCTCTACGAGATGCTGCTTGGCCCCAACCTGCATTGGCAAAACCGCGAAGCCTGGGTCTACAGCAAGCAGGTGTACACGCGCTATCCGTTCCAGGGGGCCCTGTACGGCTTGCCGCCGAAGGTCATCACCGAATGCATTATCGGCGCGGTCGAAGCGCGTTTCGGCAGCATCGGCAGCATCGACGGCGCGGCGGCGGCGCCACCGTGTGCGGTCAAGCCGGTGGAAGACTGCTGCGCCGACGGCACCGTCGAGGTCGCGCACGGTACCGCCAGCATCACGCCGCGCAAGCGCGAGAGCCAGAATTTCGAGGAATTCATTTACAAAGTCTGGGGCCGCGGCATCGCCGAGCACTTCGCCATCCCTTACAACAAGAAGCTGTGGACCGTTCCGCTCAGCGAGATGGAAACCTCCTGGCTGGGGGGCAGGGTGCCGCTGCCCGACCTCGAAGAAATCATCGAGGGCGCGCTGGAACCGGTCGCCAAACCGATGGGGCCGAATGCGCGCTTCG of the Massilia violaceinigra genome contains:
- a CDS encoding dipeptidase; the encoded protein is MRHSFVLASLLCCLSTAAGAAPPPPGDAALRAAAHAAATYRTALIDSLAKMVSFNTVADKTVPFERNPQHLGFKSYLKSEAERLGLDYTDHGYVMVIGLGRGSERVGIITHGDIQPVDPSKWKKSPFELDKTSEAGRLIGRGTEDDKGPIATALYAMKAIKDSKVALSKRLELYVYMAEESDWGPLTEFLKTHQPPQMNITLDAEYPVVTAEKGYGTISVTVPAQAAAPAGTPSLVAFGGGFFGSQIPEDASAAIEDATAELEARIRQRATAQGGMRYTFSRQGKQLLVKAQGLSAHSSKPEDGVNAISMLADALNVQPWPNTTAGAMVNLLNDLIGTGIYGEKFGKIAYRDKFMGPMTVAPTVIKQGDAGIALHVNLRRPQGKSTEQLTGEVNEALTQWQARRIALADVKVEITEPWLQKSAPQVPTLLSVFSYYTGIKNPRPISIGGGTNSRLFPNAVSFGPTMPGTVYSGHSEHEFITVKQLMLNLQMYTAVMVELAK
- a CDS encoding glycoside hydrolase family 2 TIM barrel-domain containing protein translates to MSQFEYPRPQLVREHWISLNGPWKFMFDDERRCRMPDGATGWTHQIEVPFAPESRASGIGDTGFHTVCWYERTFPLAPHAGHTLLHFGAVDYRARVWVNQHLVAEHEGGHTPFSADISGVLREEGTQLVTLCVEDDPHDLAKPRGKQDWLLEAHSIWYPRTTGIWQTVWIEQVASTYIQSLRWTPIFETYEIGCEIFATGDITEDLFVEVKIWHGANLLADDHYKLLGNEANRKIALSDPGIDDSRNELLWSPERPTLLTAEVSLHHRGKVLDLVHSYTALRSVAINRDRFMLNGRAYALRLVLDQGYWPESLLTAPSDAALKRDVELAKAMGFNGVRKHQKIEDPRYLYWADRLGLLVWEEMPSAYRFSPKAITRMLREWTEAIERDYSHPCIIVWVAFNESWGVPNLTLTQAHRNAVEALYHLTRTLDATRPVIGNDGWEASATDILGIHDYDCNPDRLAARYTTSEPTRTLFDQRRPGGRILTLDGFPHRGQPIVLTEFGGVAFDRHNGSARTWGYSRAHTEDSFLDLYRRLLAVVNTTTMFSGFCYTQFSDTFQEANGLLCADRTPKVPLELISAATRNDDKKEDCYPGIA
- a CDS encoding NAD(P)-binding protein; the encoded protein is MSTIIVFCHLRWDFVYQRPQQLLSRLAQHFRILFIEEPVHDDGDSFMEQSTPVPNVTVYRPHTPVHAPGFHDDQIRLLQPMLAGLVEPGEQPIVWFYTPMALPLLQELHAALVVYDCMDELAAFKNPPRQLLQRETALLSLADLVFAGGPSLYQAKRERHPNTHCFPSSVEVRHFARALERDRNHPLQAGIASPRLGFYGVIDERFDTPLIGALADAHPDWQLVMVGPVMKIDPASLPQRPNIHYLGQQPYEALPGLLAGWDVCLLPFALNEATRFISPTKVLEYMAAELPIVSTDIADVARPYGHVVAIARDTDGFLAACEAAMAMTPERRAAMGATMRAIVAGTSWDVTVDAMRRLLAQTRPGRSTGRFSNAGNAGNAGMAASASAACAGSGATVNPLRSQSGAQRVQTVIVGAGPTGLSAAYHLGEGTILLDKNASVGGWCRSIHDQGFTFDHAGHIMFSNDPYVLSLYEMLLGPNLHWQNREAWVYSKQVYTRYPFQGALYGLPPKVITECIIGAVEARFGSIGSIDGAAAAPPCAVKPVEDCCADGTVEVAHGTASITPRKRESQNFEEFIYKVWGRGIAEHFAIPYNKKLWTVPLSEMETSWLGGRVPLPDLEEIIEGALEPVAKPMGPNARFGYPLSGGFQALMSGFLPHIKGRIEMQAEAAQLLPREHLLVMADGSRYRYDHLISTMPLPELIKLIGSEAPQDVRDAAAGLRHLSVRCVNLGVARENLTDKHWIYYPEETIFHRIFVQGNASPHCNPPGGFGLTCEISYSPWKPLPLDGQALIDRCIEDCIKVTMLRPDDRIITANLVDMPYAYVVYDHARAANVARVKAWLARYDIVLAGRYSEWEYYNSDHAFIAGKKAAETVLRQRADAAQNVGSE